One Algibacter sp. L3A6 genomic region harbors:
- a CDS encoding BspA family leucine-rich repeat surface protein — protein MKYLTTLLLLLWNISVFSQTEFTSIWNTANTESGSSADNEISIPTNPGYTYNYTIDWGDGQTDSAVTGDITHTYTAPNTYTIKISGDFPSIYFNNSGDKIKIIEILSWGNIEWQTMENAFYGCENLNFDAIDSPNLSQVTTLKNMFKNAESFNGIINNWNTSSITDLSGLFYGAVIFNRPLDLWNTGNVTDMSETFYRAGNFNEPLDNWNTAQVTNMADMFHSASRFNQNINNWDVSRVTTMANMFYSAGSFNAPLNSWVVDAVTDMSGMFYSSDFNLSLSSWNVSNVTDMSRMFGQSEFNQPIENWNVSKVTNMSSMFYRHRTFNQPLNNWDVSKVTNMTSMFDGWIWSCVFNQPLNNWDVSSVTEMTYMFRDNAFFNQPLDNWDVSNVANMKGMFENTKVFNQDITGWDVSNVTDMSSMFQETDDFNQPIDIWNVSKVTNMSSMFNSALAFNQTLSTWDTAAVTNMSSMFSSYNVTTVFNQPLNSWDTGAVTNMSSMFRNTSTFNQDLGSWNVSNVTNMATMLSGSGLSQTNYDNTLIGWEAQTVKSNVTLGASGLNYCDSRDQRQNLIDNFGWSMDGDIINCSFVLCTSLVSPVNGDVNVPSNANLIWEAVPGATGYKVSYRIENGGATTFTETDKDVGNVVGLDFTSDLTPGDTVFVTIVPYNNTDGDAVGCTEESFSVIPSWVNDTTAFKLTFDTSLIESYTSAANQLEIETNSGYPDYLTYNYSIDWGDDQFNNDVTGDITHTYLSPGVYTVTIIGEYPAHYYSYFSDNVKLISVDQWGTQPWKSMRNAFYNCENMEYNATDVPDLSQVTNMYQMFYQAKLFNGDIDNWDVSNVTDMGIMFAGASAFNQPLNSWDVSNVTNMQLMFLSATTFDQPLNNWNTSSVTNMSRMFETASVFNQDINSWNVTAVTSMEKMFNRATLFNQPLDTWDVASVTNMEAMFNSASAFNQPISNWNVAAVTDMNSMFNSASAFNQNINNWNVSAVTNMSSMFNRASTFNEPLDNWNVSSVTNMQSMFNSADLFNQNINTWNVTNVINMASMFQSAEMFNEPLDNWDVNSVVNMSSMFENAETFNQPINTWDVSAVANMTSMFENALAFNQDLNNWDVSSVTLMPSMFEDAHTFNLPINSWNVASVTNMESMFKNALVFNEALDNWDTGEVLTTSEMFSGAAAFNQNIDNWNVSFVNTMEAMFKNATSYNQTMNSWNVASVTTMEDMFSGASAFNETIDGWNVRAVTTMENMFYNATSFNQTINSWRITNVLNMSGMFRNALAFNQTLDRWDIGATNMRYMFSNATALNQEFTEWDVSRVTNMQYMLDNTALTRENYDATLVAWSKQTLTPGINLGAQGLLYCDALEERQSMIDTYGWSFTGDILDCPIPVCTQLISPSNGDTDVPVNTNLSWEPALYARGYRLTVTTQPGNIVLVNNESVADPSFQFTSDFLGGESVEVTITPFNDEGEPTGCITESFTITNNSVPTVPECTILTLPTNGSIDVSVETNLEWIPIANADGYRITAGTNSGATDLLNDIDINNVTVYDLPTDLPENTIIYVSITPYNSTGDAITCTEESFTTEIIPVAPACTTLTLPLNGDTNVSTDTNISWNAAPNTTGYLLTVGTTGGGIEILNNIDVGNFTTYDLPDDLPPNRLIFVSITPYNEVGDATGCDEESFRTGAFSASDPPSCTTLSTPLNNATDVDVTTNLTWDTATNATGYKISVGTSAGATDIVNNEDVGNNTTYNLTSDLPETSTIFVTITPYNTVGDATGCNEESFTTETLPTVPNCTILSTPANNAIDVDVTTDLTWNAATDATGYRISIGTSAGATDIVNNEDVGNNTTYNLTSDLPETSTIFVTIIPYNTVGGATGCNEESFTTETLPTAPNCTTLSGPANNAIDVDVTTDLTWDATIDATGYRISIGTSAGATDIVNNEDVGNNTTYNLSSDLPETSTIFVTITPYNTVGDATVCNEESFTTETLPTAPNCTTLSGPANNAIDVDVTTDLTWNAATDATGYRISIGTTSGATDIVNNEDVGNSTTYNLTSDLPETSTIFVTITPYNAVGDATGCNQESFSTETLPTAPNCTTLSTPANNAIDVDVTTDLTWNAATDATGYRISIGTSAGATDIVNNEDVGNNTTYNLTSDLPETSTIFVTITPYNAAGDATGCNEESFSTETLPTAPNCTTLSTPANNAIDVDVTTDLTWNAATDATGYRISVGTTSGATDIVSNEDVGNNTTYNLSSDLPETSTIFVTIIPYNAVGDAIGCNEESFTTETLLTRPECTILSNPTQNDIDVSLDTDFSWDPVSDADGYKISIGSSPGGTDILNNEDVGNFTSYTLSEDLQQDTSYYVNVIPYNIMGDATSCAENVFTTLTAPKHDVKYGFSPDNDGINDFWNIEGIEMYPDNMVTIYNRWGDMVFQINGYNNTTHVFRGIANKKTKMGADVLPEGTYFFKFNISGPHNFDKLEGFVVIKR, from the coding sequence ATGAAATATTTAACTACCCTACTCCTTTTATTATGGAATATCTCTGTCTTTTCGCAAACAGAATTTACCTCCATTTGGAACACGGCAAATACTGAATCTGGATCTTCTGCCGATAATGAAATTTCCATACCTACTAACCCTGGTTACACTTATAATTACACCATAGATTGGGGAGACGGACAAACAGACTCCGCCGTTACTGGTGATATTACACATACCTACACAGCGCCAAACACATATACTATTAAAATAAGTGGAGACTTTCCTTCTATTTATTTTAATAACTCGGGCGATAAAATAAAAATTATAGAAATTTTATCTTGGGGTAATATTGAGTGGCAAACTATGGAAAATGCTTTTTATGGTTGTGAAAACTTAAATTTTGACGCCATAGATTCTCCAAATTTATCGCAAGTGACCACTCTTAAGAACATGTTTAAAAATGCCGAATCTTTTAATGGCATTATTAATAATTGGAACACAAGTAGTATTACAGATCTTTCAGGATTGTTCTATGGTGCAGTAATTTTTAATAGACCTCTAGATTTATGGAACACCGGTAATGTAACCGATATGTCTGAAACATTTTATCGTGCGGGAAATTTTAATGAACCATTGGATAATTGGAATACAGCGCAGGTAACAAACATGGCCGACATGTTTCATTCTGCATCTAGATTTAACCAAAACATAAATAATTGGGATGTTAGCAGAGTAACTACAATGGCAAACATGTTTTATAGTGCAGGTAGTTTCAATGCGCCTTTAAACAGCTGGGTGGTTGATGCTGTTACCGATATGTCAGGTATGTTTTATTCTTCAGATTTTAACCTTTCACTTTCTAGCTGGAATGTTAGTAATGTAACAGACATGTCTAGAATGTTTGGACAATCGGAATTTAACCAACCTATAGAAAACTGGAATGTTAGTAAGGTAACAAACATGAGCTCTATGTTCTATAGACACAGAACATTTAATCAGCCTTTAAACAACTGGGATGTTAGTAAGGTAACCAATATGACTAGCATGTTTGATGGTTGGATTTGGAGCTGTGTATTTAACCAACCTTTAAATAACTGGGACGTTAGTAGCGTAACAGAAATGACATACATGTTTAGGGATAATGCTTTTTTTAATCAGCCTTTAGATAATTGGGATGTTAGTAATGTTGCTAATATGAAAGGGATGTTTGAAAACACCAAAGTATTCAATCAAGATATTACCGGTTGGGATGTTAGTAATGTTACAGATATGAGTTCTATGTTTCAAGAAACTGACGACTTTAATCAACCTATTGATATATGGAACGTTAGTAAAGTAACCAATATGAGTTCCATGTTTAATTCGGCTTTAGCTTTTAACCAAACGTTAAGCACTTGGGATACCGCTGCGGTAACTAACATGTCTAGTATGTTTAGTTCTTATAATGTAACAACCGTTTTTAATCAACCCTTAAATAGTTGGGATACTGGCGCTGTAACTAATATGTCTAGCATGTTTAGAAATACTAGTACCTTTAATCAAGATTTGGGTTCATGGAATGTCAGTAACGTAACTAACATGGCTACTATGCTATCTGGTTCTGGACTTTCGCAAACCAATTATGATAATACACTTATAGGTTGGGAAGCACAAACGGTAAAAAGCAACGTAACTCTAGGCGCTAGCGGCCTTAACTATTGTGATAGTAGAGATCAGCGTCAAAATCTTATAGATAACTTTGGCTGGAGTATGGATGGAGATATTATTAACTGTTCGTTTGTACTTTGTACATCTTTAGTTTCTCCTGTAAATGGAGATGTTAATGTGCCTTCGAACGCTAATTTAATTTGGGAAGCTGTACCTGGTGCAACTGGTTATAAAGTGAGCTATAGAATAGAAAATGGTGGTGCTACTACATTTACAGAAACCGATAAAGATGTTGGTAATGTTGTTGGTTTGGATTTCACATCAGACTTAACACCTGGCGATACCGTTTTTGTAACCATTGTACCGTATAATAATACCGATGGTGATGCCGTTGGCTGTACCGAAGAAAGTTTTAGCGTTATACCTAGTTGGGTAAACGACACAACTGCTTTTAAACTTACTTTTGACACAAGCTTAATAGAAAGCTATACCTCTGCTGCAAACCAGCTTGAAATAGAAACCAATTCCGGATATCCAGATTATTTAACTTATAATTATTCTATAGATTGGGGAGACGATCAATTTAATAACGACGTTACCGGAGACATCACGCATACCTATCTTTCGCCAGGCGTTTATACGGTAACCATTATTGGTGAATACCCTGCGCATTATTATTCTTATTTTTCAGATAATGTAAAACTAATATCTGTAGACCAATGGGGAACTCAGCCTTGGAAATCCATGAGAAACGCATTCTATAATTGCGAAAACATGGAGTATAATGCTACCGATGTCCCAGATTTGTCTCAGGTAACCAATATGTATCAAATGTTTTATCAAGCCAAACTTTTTAATGGCGATATTGATAATTGGGATGTTAGCAACGTTACAGATATGGGTATTATGTTTGCTGGAGCTTCGGCTTTTAACCAACCATTAAATAGTTGGGATGTTTCCAATGTTACCAATATGCAACTTATGTTTTTGTCTGCTACAACATTCGATCAACCATTAAACAATTGGAATACAAGTAGTGTTACCAACATGTCTAGAATGTTCGAAACGGCTTCTGTATTTAACCAAGACATCAATTCTTGGAATGTTACTGCGGTTACAAGCATGGAAAAAATGTTCAATAGAGCTACTCTTTTCAATCAACCTTTAGATACTTGGGATGTTGCGTCTGTAACCAACATGGAAGCCATGTTCAATTCAGCTTCAGCTTTTAATCAACCAATAAGTAATTGGAATGTTGCTGCAGTAACCGATATGAATTCTATGTTCAATTCTGCTTCAGCATTCAACCAAAATATAAATAATTGGAACGTAAGTGCTGTTACAAACATGAGCTCCATGTTTAATAGAGCATCCACTTTTAATGAGCCATTAGATAATTGGAATGTTTCCTCGGTTACCAATATGCAGTCTATGTTTAATAGTGCAGACCTTTTCAACCAAAACATTAATACCTGGAACGTTACTAATGTTATCAATATGGCATCTATGTTTCAATCTGCCGAAATGTTTAATGAACCTTTAGATAATTGGGATGTAAACTCTGTGGTAAACATGTCTTCCATGTTCGAAAATGCAGAAACCTTTAATCAACCTATAAATACTTGGGATGTTAGTGCTGTTGCTAATATGACGTCGATGTTTGAAAATGCTTTAGCCTTTAATCAAGATTTAAATAATTGGGATGTAAGTTCTGTAACTCTAATGCCTTCTATGTTTGAAGACGCCCATACTTTTAACCTACCGATAAATTCATGGAATGTAGCCTCTGTAACCAACATGGAGAGCATGTTTAAAAACGCTTTAGTTTTCAATGAAGCTTTGGATAATTGGGATACAGGTGAAGTTTTAACAACTTCTGAAATGTTTAGTGGTGCAGCAGCCTTCAATCAAAACATAGACAACTGGAATGTTTCTTTTGTAAACACTATGGAAGCCATGTTTAAAAACGCTACAAGCTATAACCAAACCATGAATTCATGGAACGTAGCCTCTGTAACTACTATGGAAGATATGTTTAGTGGAGCCTCTGCTTTTAACGAAACCATTGATGGATGGAACGTAAGAGCCGTTACTACCATGGAAAACATGTTTTATAACGCAACCAGTTTTAATCAAACTATAAATAGTTGGCGAATTACTAATGTTTTAAACATGAGTGGTATGTTTAGAAACGCATTAGCCTTCAATCAAACTTTAGACCGTTGGGATATTGGAGCAACTAATATGCGATATATGTTTAGTAACGCTACCGCCTTAAATCAAGAATTTACAGAGTGGGATGTTAGTCGAGTTACCAACATGCAATACATGCTAGATAATACCGCACTAACAAGAGAAAACTACGATGCTACATTAGTAGCTTGGTCTAAGCAAACCTTAACGCCGGGTATAAATCTAGGTGCTCAAGGATTACTGTATTGTGATGCTTTAGAAGAAAGACAATCTATGATAGATACTTACGGTTGGTCGTTTACAGGCGATATTCTAGATTGTCCTATTCCGGTTTGCACACAATTAATTTCTCCTTCTAATGGAGATACAGACGTACCTGTTAACACCAATTTAAGTTGGGAACCTGCGCTTTATGCTCGAGGGTATAGACTAACTGTTACAACACAACCTGGAAATATTGTACTAGTAAACAATGAATCAGTTGCCGATCCTTCCTTTCAATTTACATCAGATTTTTTAGGAGGTGAATCTGTAGAAGTTACAATTACACCTTTTAATGACGAAGGAGAACCTACTGGCTGTATTACAGAAAGCTTCACTATTACCAACAATAGTGTACCAACAGTTCCTGAGTGTACTATATTAACACTGCCAACAAATGGTAGTATAGATGTGTCTGTTGAAACTAATTTAGAATGGATTCCAATTGCAAATGCAGACGGCTATCGCATTACTGCAGGAACAAATTCAGGAGCTACCGATTTACTAAATGATATAGATATAAACAATGTAACCGTTTATGATTTACCAACAGATCTTCCGGAAAACACAATCATTTATGTTAGTATAACGCCTTATAATAGCACTGGAGATGCAATAACTTGTACTGAAGAAAGTTTCACGACAGAAATTATTCCTGTTGCTCCCGCATGTACTACTTTAACGCTTCCTTTAAATGGAGATACAAATGTATCAACAGATACTAATATTAGCTGGAATGCCGCACCAAACACTACAGGATATTTACTTACCGTAGGAACTACAGGAGGTGGTATTGAAATTCTGAACAATATTGATGTGGGCAATTTTACAACTTATGATCTTCCGGATGACTTACCTCCTAATAGATTAATTTTTGTTTCAATAACACCATATAATGAAGTTGGCGATGCTACAGGTTGTGATGAAGAAAGCTTTAGAACAGGTGCTTTTTCAGCATCAGATCCACCAAGTTGCACAACACTATCTACTCCCTTAAACAATGCAACCGATGTAGACGTTACAACAAATTTAACCTGGGATACCGCAACCAACGCCACAGGATATAAAATTTCCGTAGGAACAAGTGCTGGCGCTACCGATATTGTAAACAATGAAGATGTTGGAAACAACACTACTTATAACTTAACTTCAGATTTACCTGAAACGTCCACAATATTTGTCACTATTACACCTTACAACACCGTAGGTGATGCTACAGGATGTAATGAAGAATCTTTTACTACCGAAACTTTACCAACAGTTCCAAACTGTACAATACTATCTACTCCTGCTAACAACGCTATTGATGTAGATGTTACCACAGACTTAACTTGGAATGCAGCAACCGATGCTACTGGATATAGAATTTCCATAGGAACAAGTGCTGGTGCAACCGATATTGTAAACAACGAAGATGTTGGAAACAACACTACTTATAACTTAACTTCAGATTTACCTGAAACATCTACAATATTCGTTACCATCATACCGTATAACACCGTTGGTGGTGCCACTGGATGTAATGAAGAATCTTTTACTACCGAAACTTTACCAACAGCTCCAAACTGTACAACACTTTCTGGTCCTGCTAACAATGCTATTGATGTAGATGTTACAACAGACTTAACTTGGGATGCAACAATCGATGCTACTGGATATAGAATTTCCATAGGAACAAGTGCTGGCGCTACCGATATTGTAAACAACGAAGATGTTGGAAACAACACTACTTATAATTTAAGTTCAGATTTACCTGAAACGTCCACAATATTCGTCACCATCACACCGTATAACACCGTTGGTGATGCCACTGTATGTAATGAAGAATCTTTTACTACCGAAACTTTACCAACAGCTCCAAACTGTACAACACTTTCCGGTCCTGCTAACAATGCTATTGATGTAGATGTTACAACAGACTTAACTTGGAATGCAGCAACCGATGCTACTGGATATAGAATTTCCATAGGAACAACTTCTGGCGCAACCGATATTGTAAACAACGAAGATGTTGGAAATAGCACCACTTATAATCTAACTTCAGATTTACCTGAAACATCTACAATATTCGTTACCATTACGCCTTACAATGCCGTTGGTGATGCCACAGGATGTAATCAAGAATCTTTTTCTACGGAAACTTTACCTACAGCACCAAACTGTACAACACTTTCCACTCCTGCTAACAATGCTATTGATGTAGATGTTACAACAGACTTAACTTGGAATGCAGCAACCGATGCTACTGGATATAGAATTTCCATAGGAACAAGTGCTGGTGCAACCGATATTGTAAACAACGAAGATGTTGGAAACAACACTACTTATAACTTAACTTCAGATTTACCTGAAACATCTACAATATTCGTTACCATTACTCCTTACAATGCCGCTGGTGATGCCACAGGATGTAATGAAGAATCTTTTTCTACCGAAACTTTACCAACAGCTCCAAACTGTACAACACTCTCTACTCCTGCTAACAACGCTATTGATGTAGATGTTACCACAGATTTAACTTGGAATGCAGCAACTGATGCTACTGGATATAGAATTTCCGTAGGAACAACTTCTGGCGCTACCGATATTGTAAGCAATGAAGATGTTGGAAACAACACTACTTATAATTTAAGTTCAGATTTACCTGAAACATCTACGATATTCGTTACCATCATACCGTATAATGCCGTTGGTGATGCCATTGGATGTAATGAAGAATCTTTTACTACGGAGACACTTTTAACGCGTCCTGAATGTACAATCCTCAGCAATCCTACACAAAATGATATCGACGTTTCTTTAGATACCGATTTTAGTTGGGATCCTGTTTCTGACGCTGATGGATATAAAATTTCAATAGGTTCTTCACCAGGAGGAACAGATATTCTGAATAACGAAGATGTTGGAAACTTCACTTCATATACTTTATCAGAAGATTTACAGCAAGACACCTCATATTATGTAAACGTTATACCTTATAATATTATGGGAGACGCAACTTCTTGCGCAGAAAATGTTTTCACCACTTTAACTGCTCCAAAACATGATGTAAAATATGGTTTTTCACCAGATAATGATGGTATCAACGATTTCTGGAATATTGAAGGTATAGAAATGTACCCTGATAATATGGTTACTATTTATAACCGATGGGGCGATATGGTATTCCAAATTAACGGCTACAATAATACAACCCATGTGTTTAGAGGCATTGCAAATAAAAAGACTAAAATGGGTGCCGATGTATTACCAGAAGGTACTTATTTCTTTAAGTTTAATATAAGTGGCCCGCATAATTTTGACAAACTAGAAGGCTTTGTTGTTATAAAAAGATAA
- a CDS encoding VIT domain-containing protein, giving the protein MKQYYFQLLCLFLSVSLYAQNIPEVKLKDNSTLKLVNLNVEVNITGNVALTTYKMKFYNGSDIVLEGELAFPLGQGQSVTDFAMDVNGSMRHAAIVEKELGRVAYESTIRKTIDPGLLEMTKGNNYKARVYPIPAKGYKEIEITYEQTLVANNEKHSYQIPLNFENKLSHFSIEINAFGKKNIQIIDPSIYNDLKFRNALGVKKAHFKAENFTPRNTITLEMRLEDEANLTTYNDYFNFYKSFKPKSRLKAKPKAITVFWDASYSMERRKLDKEFELLDAYLQYLENVKLNVVVFNTKIRSNNTYNIKKGNWNAVKKALENVVYDGGTSYVGLENYIAETNLLFTDGMFNLGDFKPTNHGAIYAINSLTSANHNRLSQLAHTSQANYVNLSNVEVKQAIKTITRENYKFLGVAKNDNVYEVYPLKNTIVNEDFALSGRFKANTTIELLFGYNNDVTDRVEVNLENLENSPTVKRLWAKQKLDYLNENSEENKDKIIQLALKNHLITAYTSMIILDRVEDYARYKIEPPTELKARYKELVKQEEANEADRLKHIESRKGDLLSEYKDLMRWYGKDFSKNIKDIKKPRQERTETNTTLSQHNGSPGANSNTSNSGFTRVIDSTKRIISGYVTSINGEPLPGVNIYVKNDVFAAVTDFDGKYMINAEFGSILVYSYIGFLTEEVTLGSNFVVNVALKEDRASLDEVVVVGYGVQRRTHVTGAVTAVSSESIENENIVVEALQGRVVGLNMESKRASNNTEDASIRVHGLNFNDSENAPLYVVDGIVYSEEDFKDISAKNIDNIRVLKDGAGSSIYGSRASNGVILISTKSGILENKEKIEALNRKIDEEIVFKPWSPKAEYLVNLSKSETLEIAYNAYLKLRETYKNTPTFFMDIAEYFDSINQKELAVQIVTNLIEIDLDNHELSRALAYKLQYFKEDALAVYVYQEILKLRPEEPHSYRDLALAYEAVGEYQKAFDILFRIVNGELLEKDEDERFYGIEHIAYVEACRLVSQHGDQLYLTENQRKLLKTFDVDIRVVIDWNHNDTDLDLWVENPNDEKVLYSNKTSKDGGRLSEDMTEGYGPEEFMIKKASKGDYEILVDYYADQVQKISGPTTLKVTIFTNYGRKNEKKEIRILRLNKKEDEIEVGTVSM; this is encoded by the coding sequence ATGAAACAGTACTACTTCCAATTATTATGTCTTTTTTTGAGTGTAAGCTTGTATGCTCAAAACATTCCAGAAGTTAAATTAAAAGATAACTCTACATTAAAGCTTGTTAATTTAAATGTTGAGGTTAACATTACAGGTAATGTGGCGTTAACCACTTATAAAATGAAATTTTATAATGGCTCAGATATTGTTTTAGAGGGCGAGTTAGCGTTTCCTTTAGGCCAAGGACAATCGGTTACAGATTTTGCTATGGATGTTAATGGAAGCATGAGGCATGCTGCTATAGTAGAAAAGGAATTAGGACGCGTAGCTTACGAAAGCACAATAAGAAAAACCATCGATCCGGGTTTGTTAGAGATGACAAAAGGGAATAATTATAAAGCTAGAGTTTATCCAATTCCTGCTAAAGGTTATAAAGAGATAGAAATAACTTACGAGCAAACACTTGTTGCCAATAACGAAAAGCACAGCTACCAAATACCTTTAAATTTTGAAAATAAGTTATCTCATTTTTCTATTGAAATAAATGCCTTCGGAAAGAAAAACATTCAAATTATAGATCCTTCTATTTATAATGATTTGAAGTTTAGAAATGCATTAGGAGTTAAAAAAGCGCATTTTAAAGCTGAAAATTTTACTCCTAGAAACACCATTACTTTAGAAATGAGGTTGGAAGATGAAGCCAACTTAACGACTTACAATGATTATTTTAATTTTTATAAATCTTTTAAGCCAAAATCACGATTAAAAGCTAAACCAAAGGCTATTACTGTTTTTTGGGATGCATCATATTCTATGGAACGCAGAAAACTAGATAAAGAATTTGAGTTATTAGATGCCTATTTACAATATCTAGAAAATGTTAAGCTGAATGTGGTTGTGTTTAATACCAAAATTAGAAGTAATAACACATATAATATAAAAAAAGGAAATTGGAACGCGGTTAAAAAAGCCCTCGAAAATGTAGTTTACGATGGTGGCACATCTTACGTAGGTTTAGAAAATTATATTGCTGAAACCAATTTACTCTTTACAGATGGTATGTTTAATTTAGGCGATTTTAAGCCAACAAATCATGGTGCTATTTATGCTATTAATTCTTTAACATCAGCAAACCATAACAGGCTTTCTCAGTTGGCGCATACAAGTCAAGCAAATTATGTAAACCTATCTAATGTTGAGGTGAAACAAGCTATAAAAACTATTACAAGAGAGAATTATAAGTTTTTAGGAGTTGCTAAAAATGATAATGTATATGAAGTCTACCCGTTAAAAAATACTATTGTAAATGAAGATTTTGCATTATCCGGAAGGTTCAAAGCTAATACAACCATAGAATTGTTATTCGGCTATAACAATGATGTAACGGATAGGGTAGAGGTTAATCTAGAAAACTTAGAAAATAGCCCAACGGTGAAACGTTTATGGGCAAAGCAAAAGCTTGATTATTTAAATGAAAATTCCGAAGAAAATAAAGATAAAATTATTCAATTGGCATTAAAAAACCATTTGATTACAGCATATACCTCTATGATAATTTTAGATCGTGTTGAAGATTATGCACGTTATAAAATTGAACCTCCAACAGAATTGAAAGCAAGATATAAAGAGCTTGTAAAACAAGAAGAAGCCAACGAAGCAGATAGATTAAAACACATAGAAAGCAGAAAGGGTGATTTGCTTTCGGAATACAAAGATTTAATGAGATGGTACGGTAAAGATTTTTCAAAAAATATAAAAGATATTAAAAAACCTAGACAAGAGCGAACAGAAACGAATACAACACTGTCACAGCATAATGGATCACCTGGTGCAAATTCAAATACATCAAATTCAGGTTTTACGCGAGTTATCGATTCTACTAAAAGGATAATTAGTGGTTATGTTACGAGTATTAACGGAGAACCGCTTCCTGGTGTAAATATTTATGTGAAAAATGATGTTTTTGCCGCTGTTACAGATTTTGATGGTAAGTATATGATCAATGCAGAGTTTGGATCGATTTTGGTCTATTCTTACATTGGTTTTTTAACTGAAGAAGTAACTCTTGGTTCAAATTTTGTTGTTAATGTAGCTTTAAAAGAAGATAGGGCGTCTTTAGATGAAGTTGTTGTGGTTGGTTACGGCGTGCAACGGAGAACTCATGTTACTGGTGCTGTTACAGCAGTTTCTTCGGAAAGTATAGAAAATGAAAATATAGTAGTTGAAGCTTTGCAAGGTCGTGTTGTGGGATTAAATATGGAATCAAAACGAGCATCGAACAATACAGAAGATGCTTCAATTCGTGTTCATGGATTAAATTTTAATGATAGTGAGAATGCACCATTATATGTTGTTGATGGTATTGTGTATTCAGAGGAAGATTTTAAAGATATTTCGGCAAAAAATATTGATAATATTAGAGTTTTAAAAGATGGAGCAGGGAGTTCTATTTATGGAAGTAGAGCTTCAAATGGCGTTATTCTCATTTCAACTAAAAGCGGAATACTGGAAAACAAAGAAAAAATTGAAGCGTTAAATAGAAAGATTGACGAAGAAATTGTTTTTAAGCCCTGGTCGCCTAAAGCAGAGTACTTGGTAAACTTATCTAAATCTGAAACTCTGGAAATAGCTTATAATGCGTATTTAAAATTACGTGAAACGTATAAAAATACACCAACATTTTTTATGGATATCGCAGAGTATTTCGATTCTATTAACCAAAAGGAATTAGCAGTACAGATTGTAACTAATTTAATTGAAATAGATTTAGATAACCATGAACTTAGTAGGGCCTTAGCCTATAAATTGCAGTATTTTAAAGAAGACGCTTTAGCGGTTTATGTTTATCAAGAGATTTTGAAATTAAGACCAGAAGAGCCTCATTCTTATCGCGATTTAGCATTAGCTTATGAAGCCGTAGGTGAATATCAAAAAGCCTTTGACATCTTATTTAGAATTGTAAATGGCGAATTACTAGAAAAAGATGAAGATGAACGTTTTTATGGTATTGAGCACATTGCCTATGTAGAAGCGTGCCGCTTGGTGTCGCAACATGGAGATCAGTTATATTTAACTGAAAATCAAAGAAAATTACTTAAAACATTTGATGTAGATATTAGAGTTGTGATAGATTGGAACCATAATGATACAGATTTAGATCTTTGGGTTGAAAACCCTAACGACGAAAAAGTACTCTATAGTAATAAGACCTCTAAAGATGGCGGACGACTTTCTGAAGATATGACTGAAGGTTATGGTCCAGAAGAATTCATGATTAAAAAAGCTTCGAAAGGAGATTATGAAATTCTTGTAGATTATTATGCCGATCAGGTTCAAAAAATATCTGGTCCAACAACTTTAAAGGTGACTATATTTACTAATTATGGAAGAAAAAATGAAAAGAAGGAAATTAGAATATTACGCTTAAATAAAAAAGAAGATGAAATTGAAGTAGGCACCGTAAGTATGTAA